A region of Streptomyces sp. WMMC500 DNA encodes the following proteins:
- a CDS encoding iron chelate uptake ABC transporter family permease subunit, which translates to MSADPAATAGGADLLHPSARRSPHPVKATAAGAPVPAPPAFGRSALSFTSLLLLGVAVLVASLAASVRIGVADVGYTDLWRVVAPRLGLDVEPLPRLTDSLIWDLRVPRVLLAALVGAGLAACGAALQAITRNPLADPYLLGISSGASTGAVVVVVLGFGAGSLGVTGGAFAGATLSFALLMLLLRRSGLDSMRVVLTGVVVAKLFEALTYLIMMAAGEADAIRAILQWLLGSMASARWDSVGICAAVTLVGLVVVWSYATALDGLAFGADTAASLGIAVRRARLVLLVVTSLMTAVAVAAVGAIGFVGLIVPHGVRFLAGPLHRRLLPLSALVGAVFLVWTDALARVAFDPREVPVGVFTAVLGVPLFLLIMRKRGEL; encoded by the coding sequence ATGTCCGCTGATCCGGCCGCCACGGCGGGCGGGGCGGATCTGCTCCATCCCTCGGCCCGCAGATCCCCGCACCCCGTCAAGGCGACCGCGGCCGGTGCGCCCGTTCCGGCACCACCGGCCTTCGGCCGGTCGGCCCTGTCCTTCACCTCGCTGCTCCTGCTCGGCGTGGCGGTCCTGGTCGCCTCCCTGGCGGCGTCGGTACGCATCGGGGTGGCCGACGTGGGCTACACCGATCTGTGGCGGGTGGTGGCCCCCCGGCTGGGGCTGGACGTCGAGCCGCTGCCGCGCCTGACCGACTCGCTGATCTGGGACCTGCGCGTACCCCGGGTGCTGCTGGCGGCCCTGGTCGGCGCGGGGCTGGCGGCGTGCGGTGCCGCGCTGCAGGCCATCACGCGCAACCCGCTGGCCGACCCCTATCTGCTCGGCATCTCCTCCGGGGCGTCGACGGGGGCGGTCGTGGTGGTCGTCCTCGGCTTCGGCGCGGGGTCGCTCGGCGTGACCGGCGGCGCCTTCGCCGGCGCCACGTTGTCGTTCGCCCTGCTGATGCTGCTGCTGCGGCGCAGCGGGCTCGACTCCATGCGGGTCGTGCTCACCGGCGTGGTGGTGGCGAAGCTGTTCGAGGCGCTGACCTACCTCATCATGATGGCCGCGGGCGAGGCCGACGCCATCCGGGCGATTCTCCAGTGGCTGCTGGGGTCGATGGCCTCTGCCCGCTGGGATTCGGTGGGGATCTGCGCGGCCGTCACCCTGGTCGGCCTCGTGGTGGTCTGGTCGTACGCCACCGCGCTCGACGGGCTCGCCTTCGGCGCCGACACCGCCGCTTCCCTGGGTATCGCCGTTCGCAGAGCCCGCCTCGTCCTGCTGGTGGTGACCTCGCTGATGACGGCGGTGGCCGTCGCCGCGGTCGGCGCGATCGGGTTCGTCGGGCTGATCGTGCCGCACGGCGTCCGGTTCCTGGCCGGCCCGCTGCACCGCAGGCTGCTGCCGCTCTCGGCGCTCGTCGGCGCGGTCTTCCTGGTCTGGACCGACGCGCTCGCCCGGGTCGCCTTCGACCCCCGGGAGGTCCCCGTCGGCGTCTTCACGGCCGTGCTCGGCGTCCCGCTGTTCCTCCTCATCATGCGCAAGCGGGGCGAGCTGTGA
- a CDS encoding ABC transporter ATP-binding protein has product MRITAEKLSWSAAGKTIVDGVSLDVAPQETVGLIGPNGSGKSSLLRCLAGLRPPSAGTVRYDGESIAGWDARKTARHLAFVEQTAGTDSDLRVADVVGLGRTPFRDRWRGPDAVDRAVVAAALDRLDLTDLADRAWKTLSGGEQQRTHLARALAQQPYALLLDEPTNHLDVKHQLQLMELIEGTDQTVLVALHDLSLAARSCDRLLLMNHGRLVADGPPEAVLTPDRLREVFGVEAEIGRDSLGNLAVAYRGPAPHPAGPGRTRHPRIPVVDDGPADRNPVRVRAEADGPG; this is encoded by the coding sequence GTGAGAATCACCGCCGAGAAGCTGAGCTGGTCCGCCGCCGGCAAGACGATCGTCGACGGGGTCAGCCTGGACGTCGCTCCGCAGGAGACGGTCGGCCTGATCGGCCCCAACGGCTCCGGCAAGTCGTCCCTCCTGCGCTGCCTGGCCGGCCTGCGCCCGCCGAGCGCGGGCACCGTCCGCTACGACGGCGAGAGCATCGCCGGCTGGGACGCACGGAAGACGGCCCGGCACCTCGCCTTCGTCGAGCAGACCGCGGGCACCGACAGCGACCTGCGCGTCGCAGACGTCGTCGGCCTCGGCCGCACCCCGTTCCGCGACCGGTGGCGCGGCCCGGACGCCGTCGACCGCGCCGTCGTCGCCGCCGCCCTGGACCGTCTCGACCTGACCGACCTCGCCGACCGGGCCTGGAAGACCCTCTCGGGCGGCGAACAGCAGCGCACCCACCTCGCCCGGGCCCTCGCCCAGCAGCCGTACGCCCTGCTCCTCGACGAGCCCACCAACCACCTGGACGTCAAACACCAACTCCAGCTCATGGAGCTGATCGAGGGCACCGATCAGACGGTGCTCGTCGCCCTGCACGACCTCTCCCTGGCCGCCCGCTCCTGCGACCGGCTGCTGCTCATGAACCACGGCCGCCTGGTCGCCGACGGCCCGCCCGAGGCCGTCCTCACGCCGGACCGGCTCAGGGAGGTCTTCGGGGTCGAGGCCGAGATCGGCCGCGACAGCCTCGGCAACCTCGCGGTCGCCTACCGCGGCCCCGCCCCGCATCCGGCCGGGCCCGGCCGGACCCGGCACCCGCGCATCCCCGTCGTCGACGACGGGCCCGCCGACCGGAACCCGGTCCGCGTACGGGCAGAGGCCGACGGCCCCGGCTGA